The Glycine max cultivar Williams 82 chromosome 12, Glycine_max_v4.0, whole genome shotgun sequence genome window below encodes:
- the LOC100793413 gene encoding formin-like protein 5: MGIQKYMVNIKVRFAVLLVLLLVAAVSPSEKKQTEDDLVRELLDPASGLLDEHTELSGSTNIISSENQPISQPAQEEIQKIIKSYCSQFKENFLHCLRKNNRPYPVSRKEDDSKIWHVTYMGPLFSRSSDPERKFGRILLQHISEPPSPGPAVGSPSPSLTPSPEPSLAPSSEPSLAPSPFAPTPLVHRPLHNSLPPTSFFPKLTPPAASEISAPPPSDINKQEEKHSNKKTVVLAVVITALVTFIAAAVLFLCCTRYRKTGHVRLNDDRPLLSLSMSDYSVGPSSYSFGNSMKGEKVGFQSSSNSLVDNKKYSVQESQSIGALNAAAGSPFELKPPLGRVPTIPSGMPPLKPPPGRLNPLPPEPPSFRPSGDAAPAATAAVAAASPAPQQPAISSTPPPPRPPAGAKPGPPLPLLPALAGARPGPPPPPPASVGAKPGPPPPPPGPAGAKPGPPPPPPPAGAKPGSRPPPPPPMSGVAPPRPPPPFGSKVQRPLASGSKATVEAGVEGEADAPKAKLKPFFWDKVQANPDQSMVWNQIKSGSFQFNEEMIETLFGYNAVDKNNGQKQKQSSSQDPSPLFIQIIDKKKAQNLLILLRALNVTMEEVCDALYEGHELPPEFLQTLLKMAPTSDEELKLRLFSGDLSQLGPADRFLKAMVDIPFAFKRMEFLLFMGSLKEELATIMESFAILEVACKELRNSRLFLKLLEAVLKTGNRMNDGTFRGGAQAFKLDTLLKLSDVKGTDGKTTLLHFVVLEIIRSEGIKAIRKAKESQSSSSIKSDGLPDSTQETEDHYHEIGLQVVSRLSSELENVKKAAVIDADSLTGTTAKLGYGLIKTRDLVTKTMKNVEEDRGFCETVKSFVQNAEADVTKLLEEEKKIMTLVKSTGDYFHGNAGKDDGIRLFIVVRDFLIMVDKVCKEVRDTRKKLAKTLKQETPRGASSSETRPPPDFHQRLFPAIAERRMDDISSDDESP, from the exons ATGGGGATTCAAAAATATATGGTTAACATAAAGGTTAGGTTTGCGGTTCTTTTGGTTCTTCTTCTTGTAGCAGCAGTCAGCCCTTCGGAAAAGAAGCAAACAGAAGATGATTTGGTTAGGGAGTTACTTGATCCAGCATCTGGATTGTTAGATGAGCATACG GAATTGTCCGGCAGCACCAATATAATCAGTTCTGAGAATCAACCAATATCACAGCCTGCACAGgaagaaatacaaaaaattatcaagTCTTACTGTTCTCAATTCAAGGAGAACTTTCTTCActgtttgagaaaaaataatcgTCCATATCCTGTCTCAAGAAAAGAGGATGATTCCAAGATTTGGCATGTCACTTATATGGGACCACTTTTTTCCCGATCCAGTGATCCTGAAAGAAAATTTGGTCGTATTTTGCTCCAGCACATATCAGAACCGCCTAGTCCAGGCCCTGCAGTTGGATCACCTTCACCCAGTTTAACACCATCTCCTGAACCCAGTCTAGCACCATCATCTGAACCTAGTCTGGCCCCATCACCCTTTGCTCCAACGCCTCTAGTTCATAGACCTCTGCATAATTCTTTGCCACCAACATCATTTTTCCCAAAATTGACACCACCAGCAGCTTCAGAAATTTCTGCTCCTCCACCTTCTGACATTAACAAACAGGAAGAGAAgcatagtaataaaaaaacagtTGTTCTCGCTGTAGTTATAACTGCATTAGTGACATTTATAGCTGCAGCAGTGCTCTTTTTATGCTGTACTCGGTATCGTAAGACTGGCCATGTTAGACTAAATGATGATAGACCTCTTCTCAGCTTGAGCATGAGTGACTACTCTGTTG GTCCTTCCAGTTATTCTTTTGGAAATTCAATGAAAGGGGAGAAAGTTGGGTTTCAGTCATCAAGTAATAGTTTAGTAGACAATAAGAAGTACTCAGTGCAGGAAAGTCAATCAATAGGAGCTCTTAATGCTGCTGCGGGATCACCATTTGAACTGAAACCTCCTCTCGGGAGGGTTCCCACCATCCCTTCTGGAATGCCTCCTTTAAAACCTCCTCCAGGCAGGCTAAACCCTCTTCCTCCTGAGCCACCTTCATTTAGGCCTTCTGGTGATGCTGCTCCAGCTGCTACTGCCGCTGTTGCTGCAGCTTCTCCTGCCCCTCAACAGCCTGCTATTAGTAGCACTCCACCACCACCCCGACCACCAGCTGGTGCCAAACCTGGCCCACCCCTACCACTACTGCCAGCACTAGCTGGTGCCAGACCTggtcctcctccaccacctccaGCCTCAGTTGGTGCCAAACCTGgtcctccaccaccacccccAGGACCAGCTGGTGCCAAACCTGGTCCACCTCCTCCACCACCCCCAGCTGGTGCCAAACCTGGTTCTcgtccaccaccacctcctcctATGAGTGGTGTGGCTCCTCCTCGACCTCCGCCCCCGTTTGGTTCAAAGGTGCAACGTCCCTTAGCTAGTGGATCAAAAGCTACAGTTGAAGCTGGAGTAGAAGGTGAAGCTGATGCTCCCAAAGCCAAGCTAAAGCCCTTCTTCTGGGATAAGGTTCAAGCAAACCCAGATCAATCAATGGTTtggaatcaaatcaaatcaggaTCATTCCA GTTTAACGAAGAGATGATAGAGACGCTTTTTGGCTATAATGCCGTGGATAAGAACAATGGTCAAAAACAGAAACAGTCTTCCTCCCAAGATCCTTCACCACTGTTTATCCAGATCATTGACAAAAAGAAAGCACAAAATTTATTGATTCTGTTGCGAGCATTGAATGTGACAATGGAAGAAGTTTGTGATGCACTTTATGAAG GACATGAGCTTCCCCCGGAATTCCTTCAAACCTTGCTGAAGATGGCACCGACATCAGATGAAGAACTTAAGCTTAGACTTTTTAGTGGTGATCTATCTCAACTTGGACCTGCTGACCGTTTCCTGAAAGCCATGGTTGACATTCCATTTGCATTTAAGCGAATGGAATTTCTGCTTTTCATGGGCTCACTTAAAGAGGAGCTTGCAACCATTATGGAGTCTTTTGCCATTTTAGAG GTTGCTTGTAAGGAACTAAGAAACAGCCGGCTGTTCCTCAAGCTTCTTGAAGCTGTTCTCAAAACTGGCAACCGAATGAATGATGGAACATTCCGTGGTGGTGCACAAGCATTTAAACTTGATACACTTCTGAAATTATCCGATGTAAAAGGAACAGATGGCAAGACTACACTCTTACATTTTGTTGTTCTAGAGATTATCCGCTCCGAGGGCATAAAAGCCATCCGAAAGGCAAAAGAGAGCCAGAGCTCGTCTAGTATTAAATCAGATGGCCTTCCTGATAGTACCCAAGAAACAGAAGATCACTACCATGAAATTGGTCTTCAGGTGGTTTCACGCTTGAGCAGTGAACTTGAGAATGTGAAAAAAGCAGCAGTTATAGATGCTGACAGCTTAACAGGAACCACTGCCAAACTTGGCTATGGTCTCATAAAAACACGAGACTTGGTAACAAAAACCATGAAGAATGTGGAGGAAGATAGGGGCTTTTGTGAGACGGTGAAAAGTTTTGTGCAGAATGCTGAGGCTGATGTTACAAAGCTGCTGgaagaggagaagaaaataatgacTTTGGTGAAGAGCACTGGTGATTATTTCCATGGGAATGCTGGGAAGGATGACGGCATAAGGTTGTTCATAGTAGTACGAGACTTCTTAATAATGGTGGATAAGGTATGCAAGGAGGTGAGAGATACACGGAAGAAGCTGGCAAAAACTCTAAAACAAGAGACTCCTAGAGGAGCATCTTCATCTGAAACACGTCCACCACCTGATTTTCATCAGCGGCTTTTTCCAGCAATTGCTGAAAGGAGGATGGATGACATTAGTTCAGACGACGAGAGTCCATAG